The genome window ACCACTCCGACGCACTTCTCGGCCCGTTCCGCCACGTAGCTGAAGTCCGGGAGGACGAGATCGACCCCCAGCATCTCCTCACTCGGGAACGACAGGCCTGCATCGATCACCAGGATGTCGTTCGGTGTCTCGATCGCGATCATGTTGCGGCCGATCTCGCCCAGGCCGCCGAGGAAGATGACCCTCGTGGCCGCCCGACCTTCACCGCTCACAGGAGCCCCGCGCCCTCCAGGGAGGCTTTGATCGTGGCGGACTCCTGCGCCGTCGCCGGCACGAGCGGGAGACGCGGCTCGCCCACGTCGATCCCGATCATGTTCACCGCCGCCTTGACGGGGATCGGGCTGCTCGTGAGGCCCATGATGACCTGCATCAACGGCAACAGCTCGAGGTAGATCCGCTTCGCCTCGTCGACCTTGCCGTCGTTGAAGGCGGACACGATCTGCTTTATCTGGGGCCCGACCAGGTGCGAGCACACCGAGACGATCCCAACGGCTCCCGCGGCCAGATGCGGCATCAGCAGCGGATCGTCACCCGAGTAGATCTCGAAGTCGTGGCAGCCGGCCGCGTCCAGCTCGGCGCGCAGCTTCGCGGTCTCGCTCGCGTCCCCGACGGCTTCTTTGTCGGCGACGATGTTGTCGTGCTGCGCGAGCTCGACCATCGTCGGACGCTCGATCCGCTTCGAGGTCCGACCGGGGATGTCGTAGACCATGACCGGAACGGCAGAGGCGTCGGCGATCGCACGGAAGTGCGCCAGCAAGCCGCTCTGGGGCGGCTTCGAGTAATACGGCGTGACTGCGAGGCAGGCGTCAACCCCCAGCGCACCGGCCTCCTTCGTCAGCTCGACCGACTCCGCGGTGTTGTAGGTACCGGTTCCTGCGATCACGCTGGCGCGGGAACCGACCTCGTCGACAACCGCCTCGAACAGCGCCAGCTTCTCGTCATGCGACAGCGTCGGGGACTCACCCGTGGTCCCACAAACCACCAGGCCGTCGGAGCCGTGCTCGGTGAGATGCCGCGCCAGTCGTCGCGACGCCTCGATGTTCAGCGAACCGTCTGGGTGGAACGGCGTCACCATCGCGGTGATCACCTCTCCGAATCGCGCCGCCTGTGCCATCTACCTCACCTCCATGATCCTGTGACGCCTAACTATGGCATCCCACGCGGAAAATGCCGCCGTTCCTCGGGTGGTGGACCGAGTACCTGAATCAGAGGTCTGGTCAGCGCGTTACCGCACCTCGGTTTGGATGCGGGCGCCCGCGGCCCGGTCGATCTCTGCGCCGTCATAGACCTGGATCGAGTTGCCGAAGGTTCCTTCGGCATCCGGCGTCCGCAGATCGAACTCGATAGTGGTCGATGCTCCGGCCGCGACGCCGGGGAAGGTGAAGGTTGCGTCCGCCGCAGACTGGCCCGTGGGCTCGGGGCGGATCTCCTCGATGCCGGACAGGGTGAGGGTGCGGCGCGGTTCGACGATGGGCTCGGGGAGGCTCGGGTCGCCTACTCGGGCGAATGACACGACCAGCGTGCCGATGTCACCCGGTCCGGGATTCGAGACTTGGACGGCCGCCGTCACGACCTGACCCGGCTCCGCCGTCTCGGGGAAGCCCACGGTGACCCGTGGCTTGCCCTTCCCCGACTCGGTCAGGTTCGGGTCCGGCCCGGCGCACGCGGTCAGCGCGAGCGCTACCAGGAAGAGGCCCCAAGGCCTCTTCACGACCCCAGGTCCAGGAGGTGTTCGAGGCCCACCGTCAGGGGGCCGAGGGACGCGACGTTCTTTATCGCCAGCACGACCCCGGGCATGAACGAAGAGAGGTCGAGCGAGTCGTGCCGGATCGTCAACGTCTCACCCGCTCTGCCGAGGACCACCTCTTGGTGCGCCACCGAGCCCGGGATCCTCAGTGAGTGCACCCTCACCCCATCTACGTTCCCACCCCGGCTGCCCGGGAGAGTCTCCCGTTCCTCACGCGGCTGACGCCACGGCGCCGAGCGCGCCTCGTTCATCAGATCCGCGGTCCTGAGCGCCGTCCCCGAAGGGGAGTCGAGCTTGTTCTGGTGGTGCCGCTCGACGATCTCTGCCGAATCGAAGTGTGGTGCCGAAGCGGCCGCGAAACGCATCATCAACACGGCTCCGATCGCGAAGTTCGGCGCGACGAACACGTTCGCGCCACTCTCCTCGGCCGAGCCTCGGATCTCACGCAGGTCGTCCTGGCTCAGTCCGGTCGCGCCCACGACGACGTGAACGCCTTGAGCCACGCAGGCCCGGACGTTCTGCTTCACCGAGGCGGCGTTGGTGAACTCGACGGCAACGTCCGCCCCCGAACCCGCGACCGCGCCCACGTCATCAGCCCGACCGATACGCGCTACGAGCTGGAGGTCGGGATCGGCTTCGACCGCCCGGCATGTGGCCGAGCCCATCCTTCCCGGCGCGCCGATCACCGCGACCTTCATCAGGAGCTACGCCGCGTGCTGGTCGAAGGCACCTTCATCGAACGGACCCACGACCGTCGTCTGCCACTCGCCCGCTCCGAGGACCTCGGCAATCACCCGACGTATGTCGTCCATATCGAGCCGGTCGTACTTGCCGATCAGCTCCTCGATAGACAGGATCTCCCCTGTCGTCAGCTGCTGACGGCCGAGACGGTTCATGCGGCTCCCGGGATCCTCCGAGGAGAGCACCAACGAGCCTTTGACATGACCCTTAGCCCGCTCCAGCTCGGACTCGCTGATCCCGTCGCCCACGAGTGACTCGACCTCGGTTCGGAAGATGTCTAAGACCGTGTCGGCGTTCTGCGGCGTCGTACCGGCATAGATGGCGAACGAGCCCGTGTCGGCAAACATCGAGCGATATGAGTAGACGGAATAAGCGAGGCCGCGCTTCTCCCTCACCTCTTGGAACAGCCGCGACGACATACCGCCCCCGAGGATGGTGTCCAGCACCGTCAGCGCGTGCCTGTCCTCATGACTGCGGTGGAGGCTCTCCGTTCCGGTGACGATGTGAGCTTGTTCCGTCGGTCGCTTGAACACGGTGACCCCACCGGCGAGCGAAGGGACGGGCCCGGCGCGCAAGGTGCGCCGCCCGCGGGTGTCGGGAAAGAGCCGCGCCACCTCGTCCACCAGCGCATCGTGATCGACGTGTCCGGCGGCGGCGACGACCAGGTTCGCGGGCGAGTAGCGGTCGCTCCAGTATCCGGCGACCTCGTCCCGGGTGACCTTCGAGATCGTGTCGTTATATCCGAGCACCGGGCGTCCCAGAGGGTGCCCGTCCCACATGCACCGGTAGAAGAGGTCGTGGACCAGCTCGTCGGGAGCATCCTCGTGCATCGCGATCTCCTCCAGGATGACCTTCCGCTCGGACTCGAGCTCGTCCGGGTCGATCACGGAGTTGCGGATCATGTCCGCCAGCACGTCGACCGCCATCGGGAGGTCGTCGTCCAAGACGCGCGAGTAGTAGCACGTGTACTCCTTGCCTGTGAAGGCGTTCACGTCCCCACCCACCCGGTCGAACGCATCGGCTATGTCCTTCGCGCTGCGAGCGGGAGTCCCTTTGAACAAGAGGTGCTCGAGGAAATGTGACGTGCCCGCGAGCGAGTCCGGCTCGTCCCGCGCGCCTACGTCGAACCAGAACCCGACGGTCCCGGAGCGGACCTCTTCCATCCGCTCCGTGACTACGGTCGCGCCCGAATCCAGCGTCGTTCGAGAGAAACGCATGCGACGGCTACTCGCCGCGCGGCGGTGCTTGCTCGCGGCGCGGCCCGCCCTCGCGGCGCGGCCCCCGCTCGCGGTCCCGTCCGCCCCCACCGTCGCGGCGAGGGCCTCGGTCACGGTCGCGACCACCGCGGTCGCCACCTCCGCGGCCACCTCCGCTGCCGGCCGCCGCGGCGCGTGCCTCTTCGATGGTCTTGCCCTGCGCGACCTGACGCTCCAGCCACGCCACGGGGGTGAGGTTGATGCGGCCCTGACGATCGACCTCGATCACCTCGACCTCGATCTCGTCACCCTCGTTCACCGCATCCTCGACCCGCTCGATGCGTCCTTCTCCGAGCTTGGAGATGTGCACCAAACCGTCGCGCCCAGGGGCAATGTTGACGAAGGCGCCGAAGGCCATGCACTTCACGACCTTCCCGGTGATCCGCTCGCCGACCTCCGGCAACTTCGGATCCACGAGCTGCTCGATCAACTCGGCCGCCGCGTCCGCAGATTCCTGGTCCGCAGAGCCGATCCGGACGGTGCCGTCGTCGTCGATGTCGATCTCGACGCCGGTCGTGGACGTGATCATGTTGATGTTCTTGCCCTTCGGACCGATGAGCTCGCCGATCTTGTCGACCGGGATCTTCAACGCCAGCACCCTCGGAGCACCAGCCGCGAGCTCCTCGCGGGGGCGCGCGATCGTCTTGTTCATCTCGCCGATGATGTGCAGGCGCGCTCTCTTGGCTGCAAGCAACGCCTCGCGCAGCACCTCTGCCGGCACGCCCGAGATCTTCGTGTCGAGCTGCAAGGCGGTCACGACCTCTTCCGTCCCCGCGACCTTGAAGTCCATGTCACCCATCGCGTCCTCGTCACCGAGGATGTCGGTCAAGGGGAGGAACTTGCCGCCTTCCGCCATCAGCCCCATCGCAACGCCGCCGACGTGTGTGCCGCCGCGGACGGGGACACCCGCGTCCATCAGCGCAAGGGAGGAGCCGCAGACGCTGGCCATCGAGGTCGAGCCGTTCGACGACATGATCTCGGACACCATGCGCAACGCGTACGGGAACTCGTCGCGCGATGGGATCACCGGGAGGATCGCCTTCTCGGACAACGCGCCGTGGCCGATCTCGCGACGCTTGGGCCCCCGCATGAAGCCAGCCTCTCCGGTGGAGTAGGGCGGGAAGTTGTAGTGGTGCATGTAGCGCTTGGTCTCGTCGAGCGACAGGTCGTCGACCATCTGCTCCATCCGCTGCATGCCGAGGGTCAGGATCGAGAGACCCTGGGTCTCGCCGCGCGTGAAGATGCCGGAACCGTGCACGCGCGGGATGACGCCGATCTGCGTCCAGATGGGGCGGACCTGATCGATCGAGCGGCCATCGAGTCGGACGTTCTCCTCGACCACCCGCCGCCGCACGAGCTTCTTCATCAGCGACCTGACGGCTGCCTTCGTCGCTTCCTCGGATTCGGGGAACTCGGCCTCGAGAGAGGCAACGGTCTCGCGCTCGATCTCCTTGATGCGCCTGCGGCGGTCTCTCTTGACGTTGATCGCGATCGCCTCTTGCATCGCGCCGGCGGCGACCTCCGAGACGCGGGCGTAGATCTCGTCCGAGTAGTCGACGAACACCGGGTAGTCGGTGTCCGGTCCGCCGAAGCTCGCCTTCGGCTTTCCGGCGAGACTCACCAGCTCACGCTGCAGGTCGATGACCTCTGCGATGTACGGCTTCGACTCCTCGATGCCTTCGGCCAGCAGCTCCTCGTCCGGCTTGCGCGCGCCTTGCTCGATCAGGTCGAACAGGTGCTCCGATGCTCCCGCTTCGATCATCATGATGTCGACCTCGCCGCCCTCGTTGACCCGGCCGGCGACGACGAGCTCGATCGTCTGCTCTTCCTGCCGCTCGTAGGTGGGGTTGGCGACCCACTGGCCGTCGATGTGCGAGAGGCGGACGCAACCAACCGGGCCCTCGAACGGCATGTCCGAAACGGCGAGAGCCGCCGACGCCGCGTTGACGGACAGGATGTCTATCGGGTTCATGTTGTCCACCGCAAGAGCGGTCACGACCACGTGGACCTCGTGACGGAAACCGTCGGGGAACGACGGTCGCAGCGGACGGTCGATCAGACGGGCGTTGAGGATGCCCTTCTCGCTGGCGCGTCCCTCACGGCGGAAGAACCCACCGGGGATCTTCCCTGCGGCATACATCCGCTCTTCGACGTCGACGGTTAGGGGAAAGAAGTCCCCGCCTCGCGGGTCCGAAGACGTGCCCGTGGCGAGGACGGTGGTCTCGCCGATCTGCCCTAGTACGGCGCCGCCGGCTTGTGCCGCGAGCCGGCCCGTTTCGAATCGGAAGACCTCGTTGCCGATCTTTCTCTCTACCGAATGGATCTCTGGTGCCATGTGCTTTCCTCCTGAAGTGTGGAACGCGCGTCGATGCGCGTTCTCGTACGGGAGGAGAGGCGCCGAGAGAGGCCAGTTTTCAGTTGTAAGGGCACCTTGGCGATGACCTTGCGACTGACAACCGACCCAGGGCGGCCTCTCCTTGCTGCTTAGTTAGGTCGTGGCGGCGAGGCTTCCCTCCCTTCTGGAGATCCCTGCGGCGATGCCGCTACCTCCGGAGACCGAGTTTCCCGATGATGGCCCTGTAGCGCTCGACGTCCTCGCGCCTCAGGTACTCGAGGAGACGACGCCGGCGCCCCACCATCCTGAGAAGGCCGCGGCGCGAGTGATGGTCTTTGGGGTGCGTCTTCAGATGCTCGGTGAGGTCGGCGATGCGACGCGACAACACAGCGACCTGGATCTCCGGCGAGCCGGTGTCGTTGTCACCCCGGGCGTTGTCCGAGATGATCCGAGCCTTGTCTTCCTTCAGCAATGCCATACGCGCTGCTAAGAACCTTTCTCTAGCGAGAGCGGCCTGCGGCGGGGAACGGCAGCCGGGCCGTCGAGCAGCCTAGCAGGTCAGAGCCACGATGGAGCCGCCGCCCGGGCCGCCCCCCGGGCCGGTCCCCCGACCGAACTGGAGAAAAGGTCCAACAGTTCGCGCACTGCCTGCAGCATTACCAGGCGGTCGAACGTCTAGCACGCGACCAACGGCAAAGGAGGATGGATGAGGAGACGGGCCGCGGCTCTCGCGGGGGTGGCGCTGATGGTCGCATCCGTGGCCATCCCCGCGGCTGCCGCGCATCCGGGCGAGAACGGCCGGATCGCCTTCATGCGACTCGGGGGTGGCTATGGGAACCGGCCCTCGGAGATCTTCTCGGTGAGAGCAGATGGCAGCGGGCTAAGACGCCTCACGAACAACGACCAGCCTGAGGGGGTCGGTGCTTTCTCCCCCTCCGGAAGGAGGCTCGCGTTCAGCGTCGGCGGCGACACCTATGACTCC of Actinomycetota bacterium contains these proteins:
- the dapB gene encoding 4-hydroxy-tetrahydrodipicolinate reductase, whose protein sequence is MKVAVIGAPGRMGSATCRAVEADPDLQLVARIGRADDVGAVAGSGADVAVEFTNAASVKQNVRACVAQGVHVVVGATGLSQDDLREIRGSAEESGANVFVAPNFAIGAVLMMRFAAASAPHFDSAEIVERHHQNKLDSPSGTALRTADLMNEARSAPWRQPREERETLPGSRGGNVDGVRVHSLRIPGSVAHQEVVLGRAGETLTIRHDSLDLSSFMPGVVLAIKNVASLGPLTVGLEHLLDLGS
- the rpsO gene encoding 30S ribosomal protein S15 — encoded protein: MALLKEDKARIISDNARGDNDTGSPEIQVAVLSRRIADLTEHLKTHPKDHHSRRGLLRMVGRRRRLLEYLRREDVERYRAIIGKLGLRR
- the dapA gene encoding 4-hydroxy-tetrahydrodipicolinate synthase; protein product: MAQAARFGEVITAMVTPFHPDGSLNIEASRRLARHLTEHGSDGLVVCGTTGESPTLSHDEKLALFEAVVDEVGSRASVIAGTGTYNTAESVELTKEAGALGVDACLAVTPYYSKPPQSGLLAHFRAIADASAVPVMVYDIPGRTSKRIERPTMVELAQHDNIVADKEAVGDASETAKLRAELDAAGCHDFEIYSGDDPLLMPHLAAGAVGIVSVCSHLVGPQIKQIVSAFNDGKVDEAKRIYLELLPLMQVIMGLTSSPIPVKAAVNMIGIDVGEPRLPLVPATAQESATIKASLEGAGLL
- a CDS encoding insulinase family protein, whose amino-acid sequence is MVATVTEALAATVGADGTASGGRAARAGRAASKHRRAASSRRMRFSRTTLDSGATVVTERMEEVRSGTVGFWFDVGARDEPDSLAGTSHFLEHLLFKGTPARSAKDIADAFDRVGGDVNAFTGKEYTCYYSRVLDDDLPMAVDVLADMIRNSVIDPDELESERKVILEEIAMHEDAPDELVHDLFYRCMWDGHPLGRPVLGYNDTISKVTRDEVAGYWSDRYSPANLVVAAAGHVDHDALVDEVARLFPDTRGRRTLRAGPVPSLAGGVTVFKRPTEQAHIVTGTESLHRSHEDRHALTVLDTILGGGMSSRLFQEVREKRGLAYSVYSYRSMFADTGSFAIYAGTTPQNADTVLDIFRTEVESLVGDGISESELERAKGHVKGSLVLSSEDPGSRMNRLGRQQLTTGEILSIEELIGKYDRLDMDDIRRVIAEVLGAGEWQTTVVGPFDEGAFDQHAA
- a CDS encoding polyribonucleotide nucleotidyltransferase; protein product: MAPEIHSVERKIGNEVFRFETGRLAAQAGGAVLGQIGETTVLATGTSSDPRGGDFFPLTVDVEERMYAAGKIPGGFFRREGRASEKGILNARLIDRPLRPSFPDGFRHEVHVVVTALAVDNMNPIDILSVNAASAALAVSDMPFEGPVGCVRLSHIDGQWVANPTYERQEEQTIELVVAGRVNEGGEVDIMMIEAGASEHLFDLIEQGARKPDEELLAEGIEESKPYIAEVIDLQRELVSLAGKPKASFGGPDTDYPVFVDYSDEIYARVSEVAAGAMQEAIAINVKRDRRRRIKEIERETVASLEAEFPESEEATKAAVRSLMKKLVRRRVVEENVRLDGRSIDQVRPIWTQIGVIPRVHGSGIFTRGETQGLSILTLGMQRMEQMVDDLSLDETKRYMHHYNFPPYSTGEAGFMRGPKRREIGHGALSEKAILPVIPSRDEFPYALRMVSEIMSSNGSTSMASVCGSSLALMDAGVPVRGGTHVGGVAMGLMAEGGKFLPLTDILGDEDAMGDMDFKVAGTEEVVTALQLDTKISGVPAEVLREALLAAKRARLHIIGEMNKTIARPREELAAGAPRVLALKIPVDKIGELIGPKGKNINMITSTTGVEIDIDDDGTVRIGSADQESADAAAELIEQLVDPKLPEVGERITGKVVKCMAFGAFVNIAPGRDGLVHISKLGEGRIERVEDAVNEGDEIEVEVIEVDRQGRINLTPVAWLERQVAQGKTIEEARAAAAGSGGGRGGGDRGGRDRDRGPRRDGGGGRDRERGPRREGGPRREQAPPRGE